The Theileria annulata chromosome 3, complete sequence, *** SEQUENCING IN PROGRESS *** genome has a segment encoding these proteins:
- a CDS encoding uncharacterized protein (note;~Tap-24g11.q1c.C.cand.120 - score = 8.33), producing the protein MNKCLRIFIGKYFYSTFKYIPMISFNNTSVTVLAPTGTGTEGTGPEVSSNSITGTKDTGTVGASTVTEGKRSKDIVILDDYYKSPYKLWYRNIKDDEINIINHGIND; encoded by the coding sequence atgaataaatgtttaagaatatttattggaaaatatttttattccacttttaaatatattccaatgatttcttttaataatacatccgttacggtgcttgctcccACGGGTACAGGTACTGAGGGAACTGGACCTGAGGttagtagtaatagtattacaggtactaaggatactggtactgttggagcaagcaccgttactgaGGGAAAGAGATCAAAGGATATAGTTATATTAGatgattattataaatcaccatataaattatggtatagaaatataaaagatgatgaaattaatattataaatcatggaattaatgattaa